One window from the genome of Erwinia sorbitola encodes:
- the pstB gene encoding phosphate ABC transporter ATP-binding protein PstB yields MVDNTSAKMIQVRDLNFYYGKFHALKNINLDIAKNQVTAFIGPSGCGKSTLLRTFNKMFSLYPEQHAEGEILLDGENILTANQDIALLRARVGMVFQKPTPFPMSIYDNIAFGVRLFEKLSRADMDERVQWALTKAALWTETKDKLHQSGYSLSGGQQQRLCIARGIAIRPEVLLLDEPCSALDPISTGRIEELITELKQDYTVVIVTHNMQQAARCSDHTAFMYLGELIEFSDTDTLFTKPHQKQTEDYITGRYG; encoded by the coding sequence ATGGTTGATAATACTTCCGCTAAGATGATTCAGGTTCGTGATTTGAACTTCTATTACGGAAAATTTCATGCGCTGAAAAACATCAATCTGGATATTGCTAAAAACCAGGTAACGGCGTTTATCGGCCCATCCGGCTGCGGTAAATCCACCCTGCTGCGTACATTTAATAAGATGTTTTCGCTCTACCCCGAGCAGCATGCTGAAGGTGAAATTCTGCTGGATGGTGAAAACATTCTGACGGCCAACCAGGATATTGCCCTGCTGCGCGCCCGAGTTGGCATGGTGTTCCAGAAGCCGACGCCATTCCCGATGTCGATTTATGACAATATCGCCTTCGGTGTACGCCTGTTTGAAAAACTGTCCCGTGCTGATATGGATGAGCGTGTGCAGTGGGCTTTGACCAAAGCCGCACTGTGGACAGAAACCAAAGATAAGCTGCATCAGAGTGGTTACAGTCTTTCCGGCGGGCAGCAGCAGCGCCTGTGCATCGCCCGTGGCATTGCCATTCGTCCGGAAGTGCTGCTGCTTGATGAGCCATGCTCGGCGCTTGATCCGATCTCGACCGGGCGCATTGAAGAGCTGATTACGGAGCTGAAACAGGATTACACCGTGGTGATCGTGACCCATAATATGCAGCAGGCGGCACGCTGCTCCGATCACACGGCATTTATGTATCTTGGCGAACTGATCGAATTTAGCGATACCGATACGCTGTTTACCAAGCCACATCAGAAGCAAACTGAAGATTACATCACCGGCCGCTACGGTTGA
- the phoU gene encoding phosphate signaling complex protein PhoU, which translates to MDSLNLNKHISGQFNAELEHIRTQVMTMGGMVEQQLMDAITAMHNQDGELANKVIEGDHKVNMMEVAIDEACVRIIAKRQPTASDLRLVMAIIKTISELERIGDVAEKISRTALEKFSQQHQPLLVSLESLGHHTIQMLHDVLDAFARMDLSAAIEIYREDKKVDQEYEGIVRQLMTYMMEDPRTIPSVLTALFCARAIERIGDRCQNICEIIFYFVKGQDFRHVGGDQLDKLLAGDDAGSSPA; encoded by the coding sequence ATGGATAGCTTAAATCTGAACAAACATATCTCCGGACAGTTTAATGCCGAGCTGGAGCACATTCGTACCCAGGTAATGACCATGGGCGGCATGGTAGAGCAGCAGTTGATGGATGCGATCACCGCAATGCACAACCAGGACGGCGAGCTGGCGAATAAGGTGATTGAAGGTGACCACAAGGTCAATATGATGGAAGTAGCGATCGATGAAGCCTGCGTGCGTATCATCGCTAAACGCCAGCCTACCGCCAGCGATCTGCGCCTGGTGATGGCGATCATCAAAACCATCTCCGAACTGGAACGTATTGGCGATGTGGCCGAGAAGATCAGCCGTACTGCGCTGGAAAAATTCTCCCAGCAGCATCAGCCGCTGCTGGTGAGCCTGGAGTCACTGGGGCATCATACTATTCAGATGCTGCATGATGTGCTGGATGCTTTTGCGCGTATGGATCTTAGCGCCGCTATTGAAATCTATCGTGAAGATAAGAAAGTCGACCAGGAGTATGAGGGCATCGTGCGTCAGCTGATGACCTATATGATGGAAGATCCACGCACTATCCCGAGTGTGCTGACTGCGCTGTTCTGCGCCCGTGCTATTGAGCGCATTGGTGACCGTTGCCAGAATATTTGTGAAATTATCTTTTACTTCGTAAAAGGTCAGGACTTCCGTCATGTTGGCGGCGACCAGCTGGATAAACTGCTGGCCGGTGACGACGCGGGCAGCAGTCCGGCTTAA